In the Vibrio gigantis genome, one interval contains:
- a CDS encoding methyl-accepting chemotaxis protein — MKLKTQAYLLSGIILIALLALTATGLWTLRVASNMDNKARVTELFKSAYSILTEVEKMALDGTLEEQQAKQLATRLLRNNIYKDNEYVYVADENMTFVATPLDPQLHGTSFNDFNDGDGNSVGQLIQRVLGNRTGQIVEYTWTQKLPDGTIEEKLSIAEKTPHWGWVVGTGIGFNEVNARFWSTAQWQLFLCVVIAGLILSSLIISIKRMLTLLGGEPKDVREAVQAVAEGRIQTSFETQAINGSIYHAVQQMSKSLAELVSNLNASMLALRGELQRVEDRAGSIAQLTETQQQSTEMIATAMTEMASSANNVADSAGDTARNTDEADKQSQHTQRLIHNTVDNIQGLAGQLGTASEAVANLDNDVNNIVKVLDVIGDIAEQTNLLALNAAIEAARAGEQGRGFAVVADEVRNLAGRTQSSTKEIQLMINNLQEGSRNAIQTMEVCAATSESTVTESQNASEALQQIVVALESISSMSHQIATAAAEQTQVSDDISKRINMIEESGNQLSNVVTESHNSTQTLASLSNELEAWVNRFEVKR, encoded by the coding sequence ATGAAATTAAAAACGCAAGCTTACTTATTATCGGGCATCATCTTGATCGCCTTGCTAGCGCTGACTGCTACTGGTTTATGGACCTTGAGAGTCGCTAGCAACATGGACAACAAAGCTCGCGTTACAGAGCTATTTAAGAGTGCATACAGCATTCTTACTGAAGTTGAGAAAATGGCTCTTGATGGCACTCTAGAAGAGCAACAAGCAAAACAACTTGCTACTCGCCTACTGCGTAACAACATCTATAAAGACAATGAATACGTTTACGTTGCAGATGAAAACATGACATTTGTCGCGACACCGCTAGATCCACAGCTACATGGAACCAGCTTCAATGACTTCAATGACGGTGACGGCAATAGTGTTGGCCAACTTATACAAAGAGTACTTGGCAATCGTACTGGACAGATCGTTGAATACACCTGGACGCAAAAGCTTCCAGACGGAACCATTGAAGAAAAACTGTCTATTGCAGAGAAAACTCCGCATTGGGGTTGGGTTGTCGGCACAGGTATTGGCTTCAACGAAGTTAACGCTCGTTTCTGGTCTACCGCTCAATGGCAGCTCTTCCTTTGCGTCGTGATTGCTGGCCTTATCCTATCGAGCTTAATCATATCGATTAAACGCATGCTAACACTTCTTGGTGGCGAGCCTAAAGATGTAAGAGAAGCCGTACAAGCCGTCGCAGAAGGCCGTATTCAAACCTCTTTCGAAACTCAAGCGATAAACGGCAGTATCTATCACGCTGTCCAGCAAATGAGTAAGTCGTTAGCTGAACTAGTCTCAAACCTAAATGCTTCTATGTTGGCATTAAGAGGCGAATTACAGCGCGTAGAAGATCGTGCAGGTTCTATCGCTCAACTAACCGAAACTCAGCAGCAATCAACTGAGATGATCGCGACAGCAATGACCGAAATGGCTTCTTCAGCTAACAATGTTGCTGATTCAGCGGGCGATACAGCGCGTAATACTGATGAAGCAGACAAACAGAGCCAGCATACCCAACGTCTTATTCACAACACAGTAGACAACATTCAAGGCCTAGCAGGTCAACTAGGCACGGCAAGTGAAGCTGTAGCTAACCTAGACAACGATGTAAACAACATTGTCAAAGTACTCGACGTTATCGGTGACATAGCAGAACAAACTAACTTATTGGCACTGAATGCAGCTATTGAGGCCGCGCGAGCTGGCGAACAAGGTCGTGGATTTGCGGTTGTAGCAGATGAGGTTCGTAACCTTGCAGGCCGAACTCAATCAAGCACCAAAGAAATTCAATTAATGATTAATAACCTTCAAGAAGGATCTCGCAACGCAATTCAAACTATGGAAGTTTGTGCAGCGACCAGTGAAAGCACCGTAACCGAGTCTCAAAACGCCTCTGAAGCACTACAACAGATTGTTGTAGCATTAGAGTCTATCTCATCAATGAGTCATCAAATCGCGACAGCAGCCGCTGAGCAGACTCAGGTGAGTGATGATATATCGAAGCGTATTAATATGATCGAAGAGAGCGGTAACCAACTGAGCAACGTCGTGACAGAAAGTCATAACAGTACCCAAACCCTCGCCTCCCTTTCCAACGAATTAGAAGCTTGGGTTAATAGGTTTGAAGTAAAACGCTAA
- a CDS encoding DUF2391 family protein, whose product MKLSFNFEDASQIFVGSFALAVPISFSEEAWKLGETLPTANLLLLFLLSAVFLGFYTYESVFQKDIIARLPVFIFRIVIAYVMTALVVALVLTCLDKLPLLSDPIVSIKRVIVISMPASMGAIVVDSFDKE is encoded by the coding sequence ATGAAATTGAGTTTTAACTTTGAAGATGCGAGCCAGATCTTTGTGGGATCTTTTGCTTTGGCTGTACCGATTTCTTTTTCTGAAGAAGCGTGGAAATTAGGGGAGACCTTACCCACAGCTAACTTATTGTTGCTGTTCTTGTTGTCTGCGGTGTTCCTTGGCTTTTATACGTATGAGAGTGTATTTCAGAAAGATATCATCGCTCGGTTACCTGTGTTTATTTTCAGAATTGTTATTGCTTATGTGATGACAGCATTGGTTGTTGCTTTGGTGCTGACTTGTTTGGATAAACTGCCTTTGTTAAGCGACCCAATTGTATCCATCAAAAGGGTGATCGTTATTTCTATGCCAGCGTCTATGGGAGCGATTGTGGTGGATAGTTTCGATAAAGAGTGA